From the genome of Chloroflexi bacterium ADurb.Bin180, one region includes:
- a CDS encoding ADP-ribosylglycohydrolase: protein MLAEAAASAAFSHDHPEGIKGAQATALAIWLARHGASKAEIREDIETTFGYDLQRTVDQIRPEYRFDVSCQGSVPEAILCFLDSTSWEDAVRNAVSLGGDADTQACIAGGIAEAFYGPVAAEVVREVRERLTPDLWEVTRRFGERYGRGKGKTAHRESN, encoded by the coding sequence GTGCTGGCCGAGGCCGCCGCGAGCGCCGCCTTTAGCCACGACCATCCCGAGGGCATCAAAGGCGCCCAGGCCACCGCTCTCGCCATCTGGCTCGCCCGCCACGGCGCCAGCAAGGCCGAGATCCGCGAGGACATCGAGACCACCTTTGGCTATGACCTCCAGCGCACCGTGGACCAGATCCGCCCGGAGTACCGCTTTGACGTCTCCTGCCAGGGCAGCGTGCCCGAGGCCATCCTCTGCTTCCTGGACTCGACCTCGTGGGAAGACGCCGTGCGCAACGCCGTCTCCCTGGGCGGCGATGCCGACACCCAGGCCTGCATCGCAGGAGGGATCGCCGAGGCGTTCTACGGGCCGGTGGCGGCAGAGGTGGTGAGGGAGGTCAGGGAGAGGTTGACGCCCGACCTGTGGGAGGTGACGCGGAGGTTTGGGGAGAGGTATGGGAGGGGCAAGGGGAAGACAGCTCACCGCGAAAGCAACTGA